From the Bacteroidota bacterium genome, the window TACCACCTTTTACAGTAAGAATTCCGGCTACCTTTAAAATCACATCTTTTGCTGAAGTCCAGCCGTTTAATTTACCGCTTAATTTTACTCCAATCAATTTCGGAAACTTTAGTTCCCAAGGTAATCCTGCCATTACATCGCAAGCATCGGCACCACCCACACCAATGGCTACCATTCCTAAACCACCTGCATTAACAGTGTGCGAATCGGTACCTATCATCATACCACCCGGGAAAGCATAGTTTTCTAATACTACCTGGTGAATAATTCCTGCACCTGGTTTCCAAAAACCTATGCCATATTTATTTGAAACAGAAGCTAAAAAATCGAATACTTCTTTACTCTTATCCACAGCTGCAGCCAAATCTTTTGCAGCGCCATCCTTCGCTTGTATAAGGTGATCGCAATGAACAGTGCTCGGAACCGCAACTTTAGGTCGACCGGCTTGCATAAACTGCAACAAAGCCATTTGAGCTGTAGCATCCTGCATGGCAACTCGATCGGGATTAAAATCAACATAAGATTTACCTCTTTCGAATACTGTAGTTGCATTGCCTTCGGTTAAGTGCGCATACAATATTTTTTCGGTGAGCGTTAACGGACGTCCTACCACTTTGCGGGCAGCTTCTACTTTACCGCCCAACTGAGCGTAAAGGTTTTTAATCATTTCGATATCAAAAGCCATTTTATGAAATTAGTTAAATGAATATTTGTAGTAAATGTGTGTTGCAAATTAGTTGAAACCAGTAGATACTTATTATATAAACCAGTATTTGGGTGCAAGGTACAAATTGCCCTCTTTTTTAGAAAGAGAAAATTGAAAAAAGATGTTTAAATAATTGCAACAGTATGAAAATACAGGCTTCTTACTCGAGTAACAATTTTAATTTTTTAAATGCAAGTTGATTGGCAGGGGTATTTACGGAAGAAAAAACTTTGCGTTTTTCTTTGTTGGTAAGGTGCCAGCTTAGCGAAATGTTGTCCCAATATTGGTTATAAAGTACAAAATCAATTACATCAATTTTTCCGTTGTACCAGGAACCTGCATAATTCAGTAGGTCGCTTTGATTAAAATCCTGCACATGAAATAAGTTTCCATACAAGCTGCCAACAGGTTCTTCAATGGATTGTATAATAGTTTTTGGAGGATTGGGTTCGACTGTAAAATTCTTATCGCGGTCGCGAATTTGCAGTATAATGACGCCACTGGTATTTTCTTCAATCCATTTATGAAATGTGTATAAAAACTGAATACTGGTTTCTTTACCAAAATTATCGCGAACACCGGCATCCATAACTTCCATCGCTGGTTTGCTAGGCAATGACACAGTTGGCAGAATGTAGGGAAATGTAGCACTCATGCGCAGTGCACTTGTAAACAATACATTACTGGCTTCTTGTTGTTGAAAATAGCGTGAAAATTCAATGGCCGGTGGAACGTTGCTTACCGCTATATTACTTGATTTGCGCGATTGAGTAAGGTAAGAAACAGGAAGCGGTGAAATAATTAATTTGCGGCCATCGTTAATGATGGTTGGACTAAGCACCATCATTGGTATTTCGGCATTTTTTTCAGGAAGATAATAGTCGTGTAATTTTTTAGCAAGAATGTAATTGGTGTTTTCATTGAGTTTTCGTTCAAAGGCAAATGCCCTGTCGCGGCCGTATTTGTAGCGACCTTCAGTTACACTTTGTAAAGGAAAAAACCAATCATTAACGGCCATACTTAAGGCAATAGGATTGAGCAAATCTTTTGAAATATTGTTACGTAATTGAGGATGATGAATATTTTTTAGCTGCTGCTTTTTATTCATTAGCATTAATTCTCTTAAGTAAGCAGCTCCAATAATACCACCTGAAGCACCGGTAATTAATTGCGTATGACGAAGCAACTCTCCATGAAGCATACTGTCGGCATACTGCAATGAATAAAATGTCCACAAGGTTGATCGTAAACCACCACCACTTGTATTTACCAAAATAAGTTTTGGTTTTCGTTTGAGTTTGCGACTGTTGGCAGAGTTTTTAATTCGCCAGTTATTAAGCACCTCGATGGTAAAAGCAATATCTTGTTTTTTTTGTGTGCTAAGAGTGTCGTACGAGCGTATTTTAGCATTGCTGAATTCGGCTTCAGGAGCGTTATAATTCATGTTATAAGCCTTGTTTCTATTTTTAAAGAAGTCGAATTGGTATAAAAAATTGATGGTAATAATGAGCAAAACAAAAACAGTGGTACTCCATGCTCTAAACCAATTGTACAATGCAGAGTTAACCATCAGATACATCGTAAAAAGGAGCATTAAGCTTGCACCTGCCGGTATATTAAAAAAATCAACATCTCTAAAAAATCCAATGGTTAACAAGCTAACAATAGCTACCAATTCAAAAGTTGCAGCGTTTTTATGATTTTGTTTTAACACCCTTAGCAAGGTGCGTTTTTCATAACTATCGATGTCTTGTACTTTTTTTAGTTTAAAAAAATTGCTCAAATACAATTGCACATGAATGTCTTTTTCAATTTTATAATTCATGGCATCCCACTTTTTTTTGCGGGCTAAAAATGCTTTGTTGAGTGCTTTAAATGAAGGATCGAGCACTTGCTCGGTTTCAATTCCAAACATTTTATACACATCCTTATTGGTAGTAAAGAAGTAGGATAAAGATAAAAACAGAAATAAAAGTAAGCCGCCTAAGAAGCCTGCTAAATCAAAGAAGACTTGCGATTTTTCAACAAATTGATCGCTCCGTTGGAAGGTGTAAATTTGATATAGATAGGTGATTAAAAAGAGCAGGGGAATAATGGAGTTATTTAAACAATATTTCATGAAGGGGTTTTTCAGCGTTCCTAAAAAAGGAAAATGAAATCCGTTGATGATGTAACTTGAAATATTAAATGCCATTATAAATCCACCCGTGGCAAAGCCAACAATAAAATAGGAGAGGGCATCAACTTTATCAAAGTATTCGGGATTCAAAAACAAATAAGGAATGCCGTAACGTGGAGCAATGCTTTTGGTAATAAGTCCAAAAACTAAGGTCCAAAATACCAAGAGTACATGGTTACGTTTAAACAATAAAATCAGTAGTTGCACCGGAAAAAAGTACAGTACGGTTCTCACCTTTTGACTTTTGAGAATAAATAATCTCATGTGCTTAACTGATGTTAGTAAATCAGATTTTACTGATTTAGTTTATTTTTTCATGAACAATTTTCAAAATAGCACTTTCTGCTTCTAGTGTTTTTTGTTCAATTATTTTTCCTTTTTCAATGATTGCTGCAGTGTATGCTTTATCTGTTAGTCCGCTAGCGTTAATTCGCACATTTAAAAACGCTCCCATCACTGCCGAGCGCGCACACAATGCTCCCACACCTGCATCGGTCACTGAATTCGGGTTACCATAGGCACACATTGCTTTGCAAATTTCCATTGCAGCAAAACTCAATTCCATTACTTTAAACGGTACCTCAATTGCATATTTTGTAGCATTCTGTATTTCTTGAGTGCGCGATTTTTTTTCCTCCTCAGTTCCTTTAGGAAGTGAAAATGCAGCCATAATTTTATTGAAAGCTGCAGTATCTTCGTCAACTAGTTTAAGCAAGTCGTTTTTTAAAGCTTCACCTTTTACCGCCCAGTTCGAAAATTCTTCCCAACGCTCGTCCCAACCTGGTTTGTGAGCCGATAAATTGGCAACCATGGTAGCAAGCGAAACGCCTAATGCTGCCATGTAAGCCGAAATGGAACCACCTCCCGGAGCAGGACTTTCACTGGCTGTTTCATTTGCAAAATCAACCAAATTCATTGAAACTAATTTGGCATCGGATTTATTTTTGAGTAAATATTCAATGATGCGTTCCTCCGGATTAAAAGGTGCTAGCTCATCGAGCCCCATTGATTTTACAGCTATTTTAATGAGTTCTTTTTCAGAAACTCCTAACGAGCGTTGTTGCTTTTGTAAGAAATATTTTCCTGCATCTAACATGGCTTTTAATGGAATTAATCCTACCAATTCAGAACCGGTTACACGAATGCCACGTTCATTTGCTTTTTTGCATACTTCATCAAAAGCTATATGCACCGGTGTTATATTGATGTTGGTAAGGTTCATCGAGATTTGAGCCACCCCATATTCTTCAATAAACCAGCCGATTGCTTTTACTGATTTTAAAGTTCCAGGAATATTTACTGGTTTACCCGCTTCGTCGGTTACAATTTTTCCGGTAACCGGATTACCTTCACGTTTTACTCGTCCTGCTTCACGCACATCAAAAGCAATGGCATTTGCTCTGCGTGTTGAAGTGGTGTTTAAATTAATGTTGTAAGCAACTAAAAAATCGCGGGCACCAATTACAGTACTGCCTGCTTTAGCAGAATGTTCAGCAGGTCCAAAATCGGGTTTCCATTCGGGCAATTTAATTTTTTTGAAAAATCCTTCGTACTCACCGGCGCGAATTACAGACAGATTGTTTCGAGCGGCATTTGACTGAGCTGCTTCGTATAAATACACAGCAATGCCTATTTCAGAACCAACGCGTGCCGCAAGTTTTTTTGCGTATTCGGCTGTTTCCTCCATACTGATACCGGCAATAGGAATGAGTGGACAAACATCGGTAGCACCCATACGTGGATGTTCGCCTTTGTGCTTGCTCATATCAATTAATTCACTCGCTTTTTTAATGGCCCAGAAGGCAGCTTCAATAACCGCTTCAGGAGCACCAACAAATGTAACAACTGTGCGGTTGGTAGCTTTTCCGGGATCAACATTTAAAAGTTTAACCCCTTCCACTTTTTCTATTTGATCGGTAATTTGACGGATAATGCTTAGGTCGTTTCCTTCGCTAAAATTAGGAACACATTCGATAAGTTGGTTTTTCATAGTTGTTTATAGGTAGAAAATATACTAATTGAATTAAAAATTTTGAACTTGTCCATTGAGAATTACTGTATCAATTAAATCGGTTGCAAAGTTATAGGGAATAAATCCGTATCCCGGAATTTCTTTGGTTAGAAATACATTTGCTTTTTTACCAATACAAATACTTCCATGTGTTTCGCTTACCTGCATAGCATAAGCCGAGTTTATGGTTGCAGCATTTATTGCTTCTTCCGGCGTTAAGCCATATTGTACGCACAACAAGGATAGCATAAAATTCATATTTCCACTAGGGCTGCTACCCGGATTGTAATCAGTTGCAACTGCTAATGGTAAGCCTGCATCAATCATTTTTCGAGCAGGAGGGTTAGGGAGTGATAAAAAGAAAGCAGCACCCGGTAAAACTGTTGGCATAGTTTCGGAAGCGAGTAAGGCTTTAATTTCATCTTCACCAACAAATTCAAGATGATCGACGCTTATGGCTCCGCATTTTACACCAGCCTGCACACCTCCCGAATTACTCATTTGATTGGCATGTACTTTTGGAATTAGTCCAAACGATATAGCTGCAGTTAATATTTTTATGGTTTCATCAGGAGTAAAATAGCCTTTCTCACAAAACACATCACAATAAGTTGCAAGTTTTTCTTCGGCAATTTTTGGCAACATATCCTGTATAATTAAATCAATATATTTTTCACGATTTGCCTTGTATTCAGTAGGAATTGCATGAGCACCAAGAAAGGTAGCCTTGATGGTTACTGGGGTTAAACTTTGAAGTTTTTTAATAACCCGCAGCATTTTTAACTCATCTTCAACCGATAAGCCATAGCCGCTTTTAATTTCAATGGCACCGGTACCCATGCGCACCACTTCATTCAAACGCATGAGCGCGCTTTGCAGCAATTCTTCTTCACTTGCAGCATGTAGTTTTTTGGCTGAATTTAAAATGCCTCCACCTCGATTGGCAATCTCTTCATAAGTCAACCCGTTTATGCGATCAACAAATTCTCCTTCGCGTGTACCTGCATATACAAGGTGTGTATGCGAATCGCACCAACAAGGGAACACAAGTTTATTGCTGGCATCAATCACTTGTAAGTTAGTCCAGTCGCTAATCCCGGGCCAGTCATCCATTTTTCCGAAATCAACTATGGTATCATTTTCAATGGCAAGGTAGGCATCTTCAATGCAAGGAAGTAACTTCATTTCATTACCTGCAACTTTTGCTAAACCTTTGTCATCGCGTGTTTGAATGAGGTTTTTAATATTTTTAATGAGTAATTTCATAGCTAAGGTGTGAGTTTCGTTACAAAGTTGTGCTGCAACTTGTCACGAAATTTCAAAGATGAAAAAAAATATTGA encodes:
- a CDS encoding patatin-like phospholipase family protein: MRLFILKSQKVRTVLYFFPVQLLILLFKRNHVLLVFWTLVFGLITKSIAPRYGIPYLFLNPEYFDKVDALSYFIVGFATGGFIMAFNISSYIINGFHFPFLGTLKNPFMKYCLNNSIIPLLFLITYLYQIYTFQRSDQFVEKSQVFFDLAGFLGGLLLFLFLSLSYFFTTNKDVYKMFGIETEQVLDPSFKALNKAFLARKKKWDAMNYKIEKDIHVQLYLSNFFKLKKVQDIDSYEKRTLLRVLKQNHKNAATFELVAIVSLLTIGFFRDVDFFNIPAGASLMLLFTMYLMVNSALYNWFRAWSTTVFVLLIITINFLYQFDFFKNRNKAYNMNYNAPEAEFSNAKIRSYDTLSTQKKQDIAFTIEVLNNWRIKNSANSRKLKRKPKLILVNTSGGGLRSTLWTFYSLQYADSMLHGELLRHTQLITGASGGIIGAAYLRELMLMNKKQQLKNIHHPQLRNNISKDLLNPIALSMAVNDWFFPLQSVTEGRYKYGRDRAFAFERKLNENTNYILAKKLHDYYLPEKNAEIPMMVLSPTIINDGRKLIISPLPVSYLTQSRKSSNIAVSNVPPAIEFSRYFQQQEASNVLFTSALRMSATFPYILPTVSLPSKPAMEVMDAGVRDNFGKETSIQFLYTFHKWIEENTSGVIILQIRDRDKNFTVEPNPPKTIIQSIEEPVGSLYGNLFHVQDFNQSDLLNYAGSWYNGKIDVIDFVLYNQYWDNISLSWHLTNKEKRKVFSSVNTPANQLAFKKLKLLLE
- the ftcD gene encoding glutamate formimidoyltransferase; the encoded protein is MKNQLIECVPNFSEGNDLSIIRQITDQIEKVEGVKLLNVDPGKATNRTVVTFVGAPEAVIEAAFWAIKKASELIDMSKHKGEHPRMGATDVCPLIPIAGISMEETAEYAKKLAARVGSEIGIAVYLYEAAQSNAARNNLSVIRAGEYEGFFKKIKLPEWKPDFGPAEHSAKAGSTVIGARDFLVAYNINLNTTSTRRANAIAFDVREAGRVKREGNPVTGKIVTDEAGKPVNIPGTLKSVKAIGWFIEEYGVAQISMNLTNINITPVHIAFDEVCKKANERGIRVTGSELVGLIPLKAMLDAGKYFLQKQQRSLGVSEKELIKIAVKSMGLDELAPFNPEERIIEYLLKNKSDAKLVSMNLVDFANETASESPAPGGGSISAYMAALGVSLATMVANLSAHKPGWDERWEEFSNWAVKGEALKNDLLKLVDEDTAAFNKIMAAFSLPKGTEEEKKSRTQEIQNATKYAIEVPFKVMELSFAAMEICKAMCAYGNPNSVTDAGVGALCARSAVMGAFLNVRINASGLTDKAYTAAIIEKGKIIEQKTLEAESAILKIVHEKIN
- a CDS encoding imidazolonepropionase produces the protein MKLLIKNIKNLIQTRDDKGLAKVAGNEMKLLPCIEDAYLAIENDTIVDFGKMDDWPGISDWTNLQVIDASNKLVFPCWCDSHTHLVYAGTREGEFVDRINGLTYEEIANRGGGILNSAKKLHAASEEELLQSALMRLNEVVRMGTGAIEIKSGYGLSVEDELKMLRVIKKLQSLTPVTIKATFLGAHAIPTEYKANREKYIDLIIQDMLPKIAEEKLATYCDVFCEKGYFTPDETIKILTAAISFGLIPKVHANQMSNSGGVQAGVKCGAISVDHLEFVGEDEIKALLASETMPTVLPGAAFFLSLPNPPARKMIDAGLPLAVATDYNPGSSPSGNMNFMLSLLCVQYGLTPEEAINAATINSAYAMQVSETHGSICIGKKANVFLTKEIPGYGFIPYNFATDLIDTVILNGQVQNF